The genome window CATGGAAAAAGTGTCAGTATCAGTGTTAACAAGCAAAGATGTGGTGAAAATAAATGCTGAGttgcttgatttatttttgtagtttcAAAGTGCAAATCTGGCCAATAGCGACACAAGGCCAGAAGACACATGGGGCAGTAAGGACAGGAACAGACAGTTTTACAGAGGATACAAACTGTCACTGTAAATGCACGACGACTGTGCTGCACATCTCCCTGTCTGAAACAGGACCGCTACAGTTAGCATCAGCAGTCGTGTATCAGTGCtacattttgtacttttgtaaAACATCTGGTCTACATCTAAACTTGGTAACTAGTAGTGAATCATATGTTTCAGGACACAGTAAAGAAACTGTTTACCTCAGCTGAAAGTCCTTTTTGTCGAATATGTGGGATTAATGGTTGATACAAATGTTCCATCAGTATTTTAATCTGCACTGTACCGAGTGTAACTGTGAGAGagtgtttcatatttcttgTATGCTGTGGGACAGAATAATAAATCAGACCTCCAGACCTGCGCTAAGTAGGCAGGCTCTGACGATGCAGACAAGATTGAGCTAAGCACTGCGGCCACCTTATCTTGAGGAGCAGTATTTGTTAGTCAACTGGAGACTTATTTTGGACCGTTCTCATTGTCAGCGCATTTCAGCAGCTTCTCATAAATTAGGGTTGATTTTCTAATACAGCAGAAATTTTTGGCACAGCAAGCAAATCCACCTTTAATCTGGTCGTGTAGCATGAGAGAGGTGGATTGTTCCCGCTGCAGTCTCTTTGGATGGAAGACAGAGGAATCTAGTCCGGCCAGATTCTTTGCTCGGTCACTGTCTGTGTCTTGCacaacaagtggaaaaaaacaaaacaattagtCAGGCCTGGTCTCAGATTACCTAGACATTTTTAATGATCAGCTGCTTGATTGAAGCTCATGCTATCATCTCAGTTGTTGACAAGATGACACAGGATGAGTTTAAATTTGTTGAATCACCTATAGGGTAGATAGGGTAAATggagcctgttttttttttttttttttttttttttttttttttttgctcaaagcTCGGTGGACCTAGATTCGCAGCTAAATGACCAAATCCTGACCATAAATTACTCTCTTGTATTTGTATACTGCAGAGGCTATACAGCAGAGGCCTAAACAAACTAGATGGTTATCTGTGTTGAATTGCAACAAGGGCCCGGCCTGCCAAGTGGAAAGTGGATGGTGGAGAATAGTTAGCGAGTTAGTGAAAACAGCTGAAGTTGTTGTCAAAGGGAAAGAACAGAACatcatgtttttattgcagAATTAAATCCTTGTGTTGAGTCAGAACAGGGCGGGCTTTTAAAAATGCCTAACAAGGTGATAAGATTAATAGAACTCATGGGAAcgttttcatgtatttattttggtaaCACCAACAATTGTGATTACGATGGCTTTTTAATGTTGGCAGTGACTCTTTGGCTAATCGGGCGGGTTGTATGAGACCAATCATTCCTGTGTTactgctctctctcgctctctttctctcctcatgTTTTCCTGACCTCCTTTTCTCACACATCCCTCCATTCTGTATACCTTATTATCATTCAGCGCTCCAGCTAAGAGCTCACTCTTCACTGCTGCTTGGAAATTTCCGTAGAGCAATCCTTGTCCGCTGTTTGAGCCCGGAGTTGGATGTGGGgttggagggtgggggtgggcagagagagagagagagagggagagagagagaaagaaagaaagaaaaagggaggagggaggcagagtgagtgagcgagagtGTATTTGAAAGctgtttgacttttttcttttgtgggaTAATGACCCATGAGGTGGAAGGGCTTGTCTGGGATTTTTGGACCCTGGATCACCATGCCTCTCAATCTGGGACCTGCACTGGTAATCTATAGAAAGAAAAGCTAACCTTACTGAGAGCTTTGACTGGCTAATCATTAAGCTGATCTGGAAGAAAACATCAGAGTGATCTACCTGGAAAAATCCATTCCCCTTATCATGAGAGGACTGCGATTACAGTTCTGCCTTGTCTTTCACTTCTGACACTGTCCTGCTCTTTATCAGTCTTTATTATTGTATGGTCAGTGTCCTTGCTGAACTTAGAAATTGCGTTGCTGTGGCGAATCTCAGTAATGTGTTGAGTAAGGTTAACTTATGACAAGGCAAAACAGACATCTGATTTCTTGACAGCCCAAAGAAGCAACAAAGTAGCTTTTGTTGTTGTAGACAGGCATGCCTTACTAACATTAGTATGAAAACAGAGACTAACGCTGAGCACCACTCTTCTCCTTGTATTTAGATGGATTCATGGTAGTTTTGATGGGTTTTAAGTTATGATTAGCCTATGATAAATTTTGCTTTGAAATTGGTACCTTGATCTTGAAagatattttggtgttttttgtgctgctgtgatccAAAATATGCACTTGAGGAGACGTGGAAATTCTAGCAACTTAAATGTACCAGTGGTTAGTTAACACTTGTTCCTAGCCACAGATGAGTTTGATGGTTACTGGAACTTGAAGACGATAAGTGCAAAGTTAATCTTAGCTCCAGAGGTACCTAgagattttttatgttttagtttTGGGGTAATTCAGCATGTGAGCAGAAGAGGTACTTGTCTTGACAGAACAAATAGTTACCATCAGCAAATTGatcaaaaaatgtaattacattatGCAATTCTTTGACGAAACttaataatgcatttatttacctttatagTTATAGGGCTGGACTCATGAAACTGCAACTCTGGGCATTCAAATTGCTGgctaaaataaatcaaagctaAAATGAAGCATGGTTTAAAGTGTCACAACACAAATTGTTAGAGCCCATATGGGAGctaactgaaaacaaaaagttctACAAAGTAAAAATTAAGAATTGAAGCAGTGCCAACTTTAATGATTCTCATAGTCTTCTGTACTTTTCCTTGTTCAGCAAACAGTGCACCGAGCAGTGTCAGGTAACAACGGAGTGGCATGAGTTATACAAGCCAGGTTTGTTTCATTTGGACCTCTGTAGTCTTGTAATATCTCTATAGTTGATAAGTCTGGCACTTGGTGATAAAGTGCGAGTTAAGATTACACACAGGTGGGACTTGCTGACAGTGGAGATCATTGGGTTTCTCTGGACATTTGGACAGTTGAGGCTGCTGTGTCGTTGCATTCCCTCTGAGGTGACAGGTTGTTTCTTCTCCTTGTGTTACAGAGCCTGCTGCACTGTGAAGGGGTTAACAACCAGAGCTACATCTGTGAGTCCGGACACTGCTGTGGAGAGTCTCAGTGCTGCAGCTACTACTACGAGCTGTGGTGTAAGCACTCGCCTTGTTTCCATCTGTCTTTCAATTCTCTTTTCTATCGCCTCTTCTTTATGATAAAGACCAGTACACAAGAATGAACCTAACTGTTATGTGAATGAAGTAGAGTGATTCCTTGGTTCAGTGGAACAGGAAAGGATGTGGACAACGGAGGGGTGAAATATTGACCTCCATGTTTTTGATCTCAGTAGGACCTCAGTCCAGAGACATCTTACGCAATTCACTCCCCGACCCAACCCGTGTCGAAGACGAGGCATCGGGAGACAATGTTGCCATTCTCTGATGAACTTttgtgttgtttacattctcatTTCCAAGGGAGACTGACTCCCTCTCCCCGCAGTCCTTGAAGTGACGTTCCCCGCATTTTTCTGTGTTGATGTAGTGGGGATGAACTAATTTCAAATacactgtaaatgtaaaacTGAGCCGAGGAGTCATGTTTTCGCAGGCTCACTCAGTTTTGTTCCCTGCTGCTGTTTAGACTGGATTCTGCGTAGTGCCATTCCATGAATAATTGTGAGGTAGAAAATTAGGACTGAATGTTTCCAAACAGCCACCTTGTGTTGGGATTTCTTCTGTCTTTGGACTAATAGAACatacagcactttttttttcatcatcattttgctTTTGGACGTAGGATGTAAGTCGTGTGCATCTAGGGAATGGTATCGTTAAGGTTTTATTGAGACTCTTATCAGTACTGTTACCAGCACTGATATACACTTATCGTTCTATTTAGTTTTTTGTgcagtaaaaaaacaataaattaacaaCACAATGGCCCGAGAGAAGTTATTTCTTCAACTGTAAaatcatgaataaaataaacatctgtAAAACACTGTTAAGCAGAATGTTGAACAAAATGCTGAAAAGAAATCTATCCAAGCAGTTCCCTACAGCTTCAGCCCAACCATCTACAAAAAGCATCCAAATTAATGCATTTTATCTGCTGCTTTGACTAATTATTAGCTAAATGTCTGTCTAAATGGTTAGTTTTCATGTATTAACTAATAGCTTTGCCTGAATGAACTGTAGTGTAGTGTAGGTTACAGCATACCTGCTGTGGGTGAGGGTGGGCAAGCAAAGCAGTTGAAAACAGCACATTTCTGCACGTCTATATTGTACTTTGTATTTTGATAAATGGCTAGTGTTTCCTCTCATCACCAACTCGAGTAAAATgtagcaaaatattaaaatgacctctgtctctctgctggtcGGACTGAgtgcaggtggagagagagaggcagaactGTGTTATCAACATTAGTATAAAttcctaaaaaacaacaacaaaaaagcccaTTCCCATTTCTTTAGTGCCTGTAGCACCATAGCAGAACCAGTAACGTCAGACCACATCAACACTCTGGGTGTTCTTGCCCACATCCTCAagattatttactttttctgttttaagaTGTGATATTATGTTCATGTAGATGTACACCTCCCATTAACTTGGTGGATAGAAGTAGTGGATATTTGTCTAATAATTAGTACCAGGATCATCCCGTCAGCATTCCTAAACATGAGCTACTCTCTCCCATAGTCCCAGCCCATAGAATAAGACTTGTATGGAGTTGACACAGTCAACAACTGTGTAATGTTATCATGTTAGCAGTAATGAAATATGTAATTTGGAATGTCCACTGTGGTTGAAAATAGACAgaattttgacatgaaataccAAAGTGTGATGAATTAAATTTGTCACAGTGTAAAGGCTGTCTTTTAATTATGATCATAGCCATCATCACTGTATCCATTGTATCCACATTGTTGGAGCCTTATCATAACTGTGATCTTTCAGTGTTGTCTTTTGTCTGTAATCCAGGGTTTTGGTTGGTGTGGgccatcatcttcatcctgagctgttgttgtgtgtgccACCATCGGCGCACGAAGCATcgactgcagcagcaacagcggCAGCACGAGATCAACCTCATCGCTTACCGTGAGGCACACAACTACCCCGCGGTGCCCTTCTACTTCAGTAAGCTCTATCCTACAGCTACCACATCATGATGAAACTCGATTTCTATGTAACCTTTGGCACGGTTTTGGTCATTCCTAaaatttttatgttgtttgcaATCTATCTACatgatttgttttgatgactgatgCTGATTGATGACTGATTATTCATAGTGGTGCACCGATGGCCAATTTTTAGGAACTGATCGGAGTATGGAGTACTTCTCTAAGTAGTAGTAACAAATGACAACTGTAACAATGACATGCCTGGCTGCCTCAGGAGATTTAAAATATGCACTTGTGATATAATCATAAATTAAACCAAAAATGgtcatattaataataaaatagaaatgtTATTCATTGCCaatattttggaatttttatgaTGGCTCACCTCACAGTGTAAAGTCAGCCAGAATAAAagctataaataaatataacaccctaatttcaaaataaaactcttatTGATTAACATGTTATAGTGTTAAGAAACACAAGTTACCCaactaattacatttaaggGTGACTCcagtaaaatttttatttatatatttttttgctccCCAAAATCTTGTTCACATCATGTATTTATACCAACATTACTTAATTACTCTTTGCTTTATTCCCTCCTAAAGTGGCAGTGACTAATGTAACTGTCTCTGGCTGGCTTGAAGGAGCTGCTATGCTTCTTCGCCACTCTCAGCAGTGCCAAGCATCTCAGCTTGGCACAGCTGGCACTTTCCTCAGAGACCAAAGAATCGCCTcactgcagacttttttctTCCTAGCAGAAAAGTTTTCTTAAGGTTACAGCCATCATGatgcattttggttttaaaactCAGAACTTTTGCTTTTGTCAGTATAGACAGActttatttctgattttggTGCTAAAATGCACGTGTGGACAGATTGTTTTAGTTTCAAAATGCTTAAAACCAAAATGCATCTGTGTGGATGTAACCTAATTCACCAAAGTGCAGCTCATTTAAATATCAGGACTGGGACAGCCAATCACCAGTCTGAGCATGAGCACTTGGGAACTTTATTGGCATCAATTCTGATACTTAAGATGTTTGGTCTATCTGTACTGATTTTGTACATAAATTGGTAGGtcagtaaatctgtttttctgagGCTGCAGATCTCTTACCTCTCTTGTGTCTCAACTAAGGGTGACACTGTCACGTAGGAGAATAGTTACATCATTCCTTCTAGGAAAAAGGTTGGCCTTGCAACCTGGAAGGATTTTTTGCAGGCATTCTTGCTAAGTAGCGATTTCATTTACATCAAACAGATTTCTCACTAGTGTCGAGTGGTGCCTGCCTCAACTGCACTCCTTTGTTTGTGCTGAGAGCTATCCCTGGTTTTATTTCAGCATCAGACCCTACCCTGTTTACATGCCCCAGTTTTCAGGAAACAGCCAGCATTGCCTTCTTGGTCCCTTGCCAATATTGCAACACCATCTCGCTCAGTGCTGCTCAGGCCCTCAGCGCAGAATTGACCTAGAAATGAGTTTGTTTTAACCCCAAgtgttgcagcattttttcctcattgttAGATTATGTATGGGATGTGGTCTGATGAGTTTGACTGAGCCACACTGAGGTCTTTAAGGCCATGACAGTCTTATTTATAAAAGAACATAACTCTTGTTttacttttgtgttttccttgcaAAATATATTGCTTTACCAGCTGTGTACATCTTGCCAGTGGATATCTACATTGaagctgttttgtttctttatctgAATTgtactctctgtctctcctctcctccttagGGTTTCTCCCTAACTACCTCCTGCCTGACTATGAAGAGGTGGTCAACAGGCCCCCTACTCCTCCCCCTCCCTACAGTGCCTTACACACAGGCCCATCCTCAGTGGCTACTAGTCCACTGACCACTGACCAGCAGGAGGGCCACCATCCGAACATCCAGCCCACTCCGGTGCCCCCCGTCTCTGACACCCTGTGTTCCAGACCCAGCCTGGAGGAGCCATGTCCCCCCAGCCTCAGCTTCAGGCCCAAGCCTGACAACAAGCCTGTGCAGACAGCACGCGATCCAGGCATGATCCTGCTGTCAGACTCGCACCAGGATGGGCTCACTAGGGAGGGGCTCACCAGCCAGGAGAAAAGGGGCGGAGGTGGGGGCAAGTCCTGCAAGGACCCCCTGCTGAAAGACCTTGGGGTATCAGAGGGTTACACTGAGGACAAAGAGCGGCACCCAagtgggaggaggagacggTTTACAGGGGATTCGGGAatcgaggtgtgtgtgtgtggcatgcgAGGGAGTGGCGGTTGTAGTGGAGCTGGGGGGATAGACCAGGAAGGCAAGGAGTTGAGGGAGCTAGAGAGCCTGCtgggtgagggaggagaggaagacgcCGCAGACTTCTGTGACAGCTGTGGGCATCGCGCCTCCTTTGCTGCAGAAGAGGAGCAGGCACCGGCAGGGCCGGAGAGGCGGGTCACACGCGGGCCAACGGGAACCCCTCAGCCAGCTCACCAGATAAGCAGCGCCTCACTTCACCCACCCgtgtgcctcctcctccacaccatCAGCGAGCAGGAGGGCCCG of Myripristis murdjan chromosome 1, fMyrMur1.1, whole genome shotgun sequence contains these proteins:
- the wbp1lb gene encoding WW domain binding protein 1-like b isoform X2; amino-acid sequence: MRWKGLSGIFGPWITMPLNLGPALSLLHCEGVNNQSYICESGHCCGESQCCSYYYELWWFWLVWAIIFILSCCCVCHHRRTKHRLQQQQRQHEINLIAYREAHNYPAVPFYFRFLPNYLLPDYEEVVNRPPTPPPPYSALHTGPSSVATSPLTTDQQEGHHPNIQPTPVPPVSDTLCSRPSLEEPCPPSLSFRPKPDNKPVQTARDPGMILLSDSHQDGLTREGLTSQEKRGGGGGKSCKDPLLKDLGVSEGYTEDKERHPSGRRRRFTGDSGIEVCVCGMRGSGGCSGAGGIDQEGKELRELESLLGEGGEEDAADFCDSCGHRASFAAEEEQAPAGPERRVTRGPTGTPQPAHQISSASLHPPVCLLLHTISEQEGPHHSTSTEPQG
- the wbp1lb gene encoding WW domain binding protein 1-like b isoform X1; the encoded protein is MRGVSPALKMGLFLHAVGSVTPTESAADGSLLHCEGVNNQSYICESGHCCGESQCCSYYYELWWFWLVWAIIFILSCCCVCHHRRTKHRLQQQQRQHEINLIAYREAHNYPAVPFYFRFLPNYLLPDYEEVVNRPPTPPPPYSALHTGPSSVATSPLTTDQQEGHHPNIQPTPVPPVSDTLCSRPSLEEPCPPSLSFRPKPDNKPVQTARDPGMILLSDSHQDGLTREGLTSQEKRGGGGGKSCKDPLLKDLGVSEGYTEDKERHPSGRRRRFTGDSGIEVCVCGMRGSGGCSGAGGIDQEGKELRELESLLGEGGEEDAADFCDSCGHRASFAAEEEQAPAGPERRVTRGPTGTPQPAHQISSASLHPPVCLLLHTISEQEGPHHSTSTEPQG